One stretch of Erythrolamprus reginae isolate rEryReg1 chromosome 7, rEryReg1.hap1, whole genome shotgun sequence DNA includes these proteins:
- the LAMTOR3 gene encoding ragulator complex protein LAMTOR3 yields the protein MADDLKRFLYKKLPSVEGLHAIVVSDRDGVPVIKVANDNAPEHALRPGFLSTFALATDQGSKLGLSKNKSIICYYNTYQVVQFNKLPLVVSFIASSNANTGLIVSLEKELSPLFEELCQVVEVS from the exons GATTTGAAAAGGTTCCTGTATAAAAAACTACCAAG tgttgAAGGACTTCATGCTATTGTAGTATCAGACAGAGATGGCGTACCAGTAATTAAGG TTGCCAATGATAATGCTCCCGAGCATGCTCTCCGGCCTGGCTTCTTGTCAACGTTTGCACTCGCTACAGATCAAGGCAGCAAACTTGGGCTTTCCAAAAACAAAAGCATCATCTGTTACTACAACACTTACCAG GTGGTTCAGTTCAACAAACTTCCGTTGGTAGTGAGCTTTATCGCCAGCAGCAACGCCAATACAG GTCTGATTGTAAGCCTGGAAAAAGAGTTGTCTCCTTTGTTTGAAGAGCTGTgccaagtggtggaagtctcatAA